From one Streptomyces mobaraensis genomic stretch:
- a CDS encoding XRE family transcriptional regulator, producing the protein MEETAPRQPNVRFQERMRDVGFKQCELADKLNELLTDFGYPGTVSDRTVRQWLTGKTRWPHPRQRRALEALFGCTAEELGFVPPQGKCHVTSPPENHVLRRTFFTATAGTTAAVVVPDLSPRRARVGTSDVIELRKGLDALMALDAHRGGHEALESAALSGARQAMDMQQKAATQRIRQRLFSAAADYTATAAWSAIDARRLGRAEQYLDRALRLAGMAKDGIAQLRVWNSYAMLAHQRHEYAKAVDAAYAAQAVGVARRAPLYASLAHARAALGHATLHHRQAALRSLGYAEEALAKADVQEPRPSWLGFYDLSELTALTAIVRDRIGDHADAEAASHRALSSIPRKFHRNRALVTARLALAQLHQRETDQACVTASSAFDLMSGYPIPGRVRSLLGDFYRDLIAIAPTTPVAQDWGDRFRSEWSRA; encoded by the coding sequence GTGGAGGAGACCGCGCCCAGACAGCCCAACGTGCGCTTTCAAGAACGCATGCGCGACGTCGGGTTCAAGCAGTGCGAGCTCGCGGACAAGCTCAACGAGCTTCTGACGGACTTCGGTTACCCCGGCACGGTCTCCGATCGCACCGTCCGCCAGTGGCTGACCGGAAAGACCCGTTGGCCGCACCCTCGGCAAAGGCGGGCTTTGGAGGCATTATTCGGGTGTACCGCCGAGGAACTGGGGTTCGTTCCGCCCCAAGGCAAATGCCACGTCACCAGCCCCCCGGAGAACCACGTGCTCCGCCGGACATTCTTCACCGCGACCGCCGGGACGACCGCCGCCGTCGTCGTCCCCGATCTATCGCCCCGTCGGGCTCGCGTCGGCACTTCCGATGTCATCGAGCTGCGAAAGGGGCTTGATGCCCTCATGGCCCTGGACGCCCACAGGGGCGGCCACGAGGCCCTCGAAAGCGCTGCCTTGTCGGGAGCGCGCCAGGCCATGGACATGCAGCAGAAGGCAGCCACGCAGCGCATCCGCCAACGCCTTTTCTCCGCTGCCGCCGACTACACCGCCACCGCAGCTTGGTCTGCCATTGATGCCCGGCGGCTCGGCAGAGCGGAACAGTACTTGGACCGCGCTCTCCGACTCGCCGGCATGGCCAAGGACGGTATCGCCCAGCTACGCGTGTGGAACTCGTACGCCATGCTGGCCCACCAGCGTCACGAGTACGCCAAGGCCGTGGATGCCGCCTATGCCGCCCAAGCTGTCGGTGTCGCCCGCCGCGCCCCGCTGTATGCATCGCTGGCCCATGCCCGGGCAGCCCTCGGACACGCCACCCTGCACCACCGGCAAGCCGCCCTGCGATCCCTCGGATATGCCGAAGAAGCGTTGGCTAAGGCGGACGTTCAAGAGCCCCGCCCGTCCTGGCTGGGTTTCTACGACCTTTCGGAGCTGACAGCGCTCACCGCCATCGTGCGGGACCGCATCGGGGACCACGCGGACGCCGAGGCTGCCTCGCACCGGGCTCTGTCGTCCATCCCGCGGAAGTTCCACCGCAACCGCGCTCTGGTGACCGCGCGTCTGGCACTCGCACAGCTCCACCAGCGCGAGACAGACCAGGCGTGCGTGACCGCGTCGAGCGCCTTCGATCTGATGAGCGGCTACCCGATTCCGGGGCGGGTGCGGTCTCTTCTCGGCGACTTCTATCGGGACTTGATTGCCATTGCCCCCACGACCCCAGTGGCTCAAGACTGGGGCGACCGCTTCCGCAGCGAATGGAGCCGAGCTTGA
- a CDS encoding ATP-binding protein, translated as MPREPASARRARLLTAAALHTWNLPGLLDTCVLIVSELVANAIEHTECRHLRVIVSRPRPDRVRVAVVDMSPQRPVRQTPSSKDERGRGLAVVAALAHRWDADSLPWGKRVWAELRTADENRPRTTEERKRS; from the coding sequence ATGCCCCGCGAGCCGGCATCCGCTCGACGTGCACGGCTCCTGACGGCGGCCGCCCTGCACACCTGGAACCTGCCCGGCCTGCTGGACACGTGCGTGCTGATCGTGTCGGAGCTGGTCGCCAACGCGATCGAACACACCGAATGCCGCCACCTGCGCGTGATCGTGTCCCGCCCCCGTCCGGATCGCGTCCGGGTGGCCGTGGTGGACATGTCCCCGCAGCGGCCCGTCCGTCAGACGCCGTCATCCAAGGACGAACGAGGACGCGGCCTTGCCGTGGTAGCCGCACTCGCCCACCGGTGGGACGCCGACTCTCTGCCGTGGGGGAAACGCGTCTGGGCCGAACTTCGTACCGCAGACGAGAACCGACCGCGGACAACCGAGGAAAGGAAGCGCTCATGA
- the tgmA gene encoding putative ATP-grasp-modified RiPP has product MKATVRPWGLTRMEPYPSPITVTGTAATLDPVTQTTVYLDAQGRRVEIGKHGTGTGKETRTRTSQGDGSGPSNADEGHDQESDQD; this is encoded by the coding sequence ATGAAGGCGACCGTCCGACCATGGGGCCTGACCCGTATGGAGCCCTACCCCTCACCGATCACGGTCACCGGGACGGCCGCCACCCTGGACCCGGTCACGCAGACCACCGTCTACCTCGACGCCCAAGGTCGCAGGGTCGAGATAGGCAAGCACGGCACGGGCACCGGCAAGGAGACCAGGACCCGCACCAGCCAGGGCGACGGGAGCGGTCCGTCCAACGCCGACGAGGGCCACGACCAGGAAAGCGACCAGGACTGA
- the tgmB gene encoding ATP-grasp ribosomal peptide maturase, with protein sequence MASPRPVVVVTALDDLTADHVITELHGRGVPVVRLDPGRPGGVTLSAHACSGRTWRGPLTTPTRSLGLEHARAVYWRRPSSYAAPTGMDGQEQAFAAAQVRHGLGGVLAALPDCLYVNHPHRNQGAEYKPRQITEALRAGLDVPPTLITNDPEAARAFATEYGPVVYKPLRSTEYRQSGVPHTIWVRPVDPREIGDGVAACPHLFQQVVRKTADVRVAAVGGELFASRITVDGDHLDWRLNYDRITYHPIAVPAPVRHGIRAYLHAFGLAFGAFDFAEGRDGVWRFYECNPNGQWAFVDDRTTVAIATTLADLLEKGLPT encoded by the coding sequence ATGGCCTCCCCCCGACCGGTCGTCGTCGTGACCGCGCTGGACGACCTGACGGCAGACCACGTCATCACCGAGCTACATGGCCGGGGCGTCCCGGTCGTGCGGCTCGACCCCGGCCGGCCCGGCGGGGTGACCCTTTCCGCCCACGCATGTTCAGGCCGCACCTGGCGCGGCCCCCTCACCACCCCCACCAGGTCCCTCGGCCTGGAGCACGCACGAGCCGTGTACTGGCGACGGCCGTCCTCGTACGCCGCGCCGACAGGCATGGACGGCCAGGAACAGGCGTTCGCCGCCGCCCAGGTCCGGCACGGGCTCGGTGGCGTCCTGGCCGCCCTTCCGGACTGCTTGTACGTCAACCACCCGCACCGGAACCAGGGAGCCGAATACAAGCCCCGCCAGATCACCGAAGCCCTGCGGGCGGGCCTCGACGTCCCGCCGACGCTGATCACCAATGATCCGGAGGCCGCCCGCGCCTTCGCGACGGAGTACGGGCCCGTGGTCTACAAGCCGCTGCGCTCCACCGAGTACCGCCAGAGCGGGGTGCCGCACACAATCTGGGTCCGCCCGGTCGATCCGCGTGAGATCGGCGACGGTGTCGCCGCCTGCCCGCACCTGTTCCAGCAGGTCGTCCGGAAAACCGCCGACGTACGGGTAGCCGCCGTCGGCGGGGAACTGTTCGCGAGCCGCATCACCGTGGACGGTGACCACCTGGACTGGCGCCTGAACTACGACCGGATCACGTACCACCCCATCGCCGTACCCGCCCCAGTGCGCCACGGCATCCGTGCCTACCTGCACGCCTTCGGCCTGGCCTTCGGGGCGTTCGACTTCGCCGAGGGCCGCGACGGCGTGTGGCGCTTCTACGAGTGCAACCCGAATGGGCAGTGGGCGTTCGTCGATGACCGTACGACCGTGGCCATCGCCACAACCCTGGCCGACCTGCTGGAGAAGGGACTCCCCACATGA
- the tgmC gene encoding ATP-grasp peptide maturase system methyltransferase: MTDPDRVTVDEERAAELRERLAQKLEAAGHLRSPGWRKAVETVPRHEFVRAFFRRSDSGEGTRWVPVVPTPADADAWLVEAYSDETLVTQLDGGTHPADVRDPVHGDPTSSSTLPSLVVRMLEDLDAQEGDRVLEVGTGTGYSTALMCEHLGSRQVTSVELDAAAAERARAAIHAAGYEPTLVPHDGLLGYAGSAPYDRLIATCSVRTIPAAWLAQVRPGGTVLTTMTGWLYGSGLVRLTVGEDCTAEGRFLPGTVSFMIARTQAPPALTGISELLAQGAVERPTRVGPAVLSDWTPQFVAQLAIPGAQYVGMRTGDGPMLDHIVDRDAGSFATLIPDGSGGFIVRQGGPVRLWDAVEEAIDTWEAAGAPPQTAFGLTVTPDHQKVWLGSPDGPGWLLRL; the protein is encoded by the coding sequence ATGACCGACCCCGACCGCGTCACCGTCGACGAAGAACGCGCGGCCGAGCTGCGCGAGCGCCTGGCGCAGAAGCTCGAAGCCGCCGGTCACCTCCGCTCACCCGGTTGGCGGAAGGCTGTCGAGACCGTGCCCCGGCACGAGTTCGTCCGGGCTTTCTTCCGCCGGTCGGACAGCGGCGAGGGCACACGGTGGGTTCCTGTCGTGCCCACACCGGCGGACGCCGATGCGTGGCTTGTGGAGGCGTACTCCGACGAGACGCTGGTGACCCAGTTGGACGGCGGCACACACCCCGCCGACGTCCGTGACCCGGTTCACGGCGACCCCACCTCGTCCTCGACCTTGCCAAGCCTGGTGGTGCGCATGCTGGAGGACCTGGACGCCCAGGAGGGTGACCGGGTTCTGGAGGTCGGCACAGGCACCGGCTATTCGACGGCCCTCATGTGCGAACACCTTGGCAGCAGGCAGGTGACGTCCGTCGAGCTCGACGCGGCGGCGGCCGAACGGGCGCGAGCGGCGATCCACGCCGCCGGCTATGAACCGACGCTCGTCCCCCACGACGGCCTGCTCGGCTACGCCGGCAGCGCCCCCTACGACCGGTTGATCGCCACCTGCTCCGTGCGTACCATCCCGGCGGCGTGGCTCGCCCAGGTGCGGCCCGGGGGCACGGTCCTGACCACGATGACCGGATGGCTGTACGGCTCCGGCCTCGTCCGGCTGACCGTCGGAGAGGACTGCACGGCCGAGGGCCGGTTTCTGCCCGGCACGGTGTCGTTCATGATCGCTCGAACTCAGGCGCCGCCGGCCCTCACCGGCATCTCGGAACTTCTCGCCCAGGGCGCCGTGGAACGGCCCACGCGTGTCGGCCCCGCCGTGCTGAGTGACTGGACGCCGCAGTTCGTGGCGCAGCTCGCCATTCCGGGCGCTCAGTATGTGGGCATGCGCACGGGCGACGGCCCGATGCTGGACCACATTGTCGACCGGGACGCCGGGTCCTTCGCCACACTCATCCCGGACGGTAGCGGCGGATTCATCGTTCGCCAGGGCGGCCCGGTTCGCCTCTGGGACGCCGTCGAGGAGGCGATCGACACATGGGAGGCGGCCGGTGCGCCGCCACAGACCGCCTTCGGTCTGACCGTCACCCCTGATCACCAGAAGGTCTGGCTCGGCTCCCCCGACGGGCCGGGTTGGCTCCTGCGCCTTTAA
- a CDS encoding PTS transporter subunit EIIC: MPTEHPLATTLLPLLGGPTNLRSLTHCMTRLRADVADPALVRTAELRAAPGVLGVVVDGTAVQIVLGPGKVTQVAAALRAERRARTAAPSGQLLRRVAQIFIPLIPALIGCGIIAGLAGLLANLQWAPALVPALNAVASGFMALIGVFVGYQTAKEFGGTPVLGGAVAAVAVWPGVGQVEAFGRGLTPGQGGVLGALAAALLAVAVERGCRRVVPEALDVLLTPALTVLLPGLATLYGLMWAAGEASSAVGQFADWLLSHGGAVAGFVLGGLFLPLVMLGLHQALIPVHATLIAERGSTVLLPILAMAGAGQVGAAVAVYLRLPDDISVRRTVRSALPAGLLGVGEPLVYGVSLPLGRPFATACVGGAFGGGFVGFMAQGGSGTVGATAIGPSGWALFPLLRGDQGPVEAVVVYAAGLLVGYAAGFLATYFFGFPRKRPRAASP, from the coding sequence ATGCCCACCGAGCACCCTCTCGCCACCACCCTCCTCCCCCTCCTCGGAGGCCCCACCAACCTCCGCTCCCTCACTCACTGCATGACCCGCCTCCGCGCAGACGTGGCGGACCCCGCCCTCGTTCGGACGGCGGAGCTCCGGGCCGCTCCCGGCGTCCTCGGAGTGGTCGTGGACGGCACGGCCGTCCAGATCGTTCTCGGCCCGGGCAAGGTCACCCAAGTGGCCGCCGCCCTCCGCGCCGAGCGCCGGGCGCGCACCGCCGCCCCCTCCGGACAACTCCTCCGCCGCGTAGCCCAGATCTTCATCCCCCTCATCCCCGCCCTCATCGGCTGCGGCATCATCGCCGGCCTCGCCGGCCTGCTCGCCAATCTCCAGTGGGCGCCCGCCCTCGTGCCGGCGCTGAACGCCGTCGCGTCCGGGTTCATGGCGCTGATCGGCGTCTTCGTCGGGTACCAGACGGCGAAGGAGTTCGGTGGGACGCCGGTTCTCGGCGGAGCCGTCGCGGCGGTCGCCGTCTGGCCGGGGGTGGGGCAAGTGGAGGCGTTCGGGCGGGGGTTGACGCCCGGGCAGGGCGGGGTGCTCGGGGCCCTGGCCGCGGCGCTGCTGGCCGTGGCCGTGGAACGCGGGTGCCGGCGCGTCGTCCCCGAGGCGCTGGACGTTCTGCTCACCCCGGCGCTCACCGTGCTGCTGCCGGGGCTGGCGACGCTGTACGGGCTGATGTGGGCGGCGGGTGAAGCGTCAAGCGCCGTCGGCCAGTTCGCGGACTGGCTGCTGTCGCACGGGGGTGCCGTGGCGGGGTTCGTGCTGGGCGGGCTGTTCCTGCCGCTGGTGATGCTGGGGCTGCATCAGGCACTGATCCCGGTCCACGCCACGCTGATCGCCGAGCGGGGCAGCACGGTCCTGCTGCCGATCCTCGCCATGGCGGGCGCGGGCCAGGTGGGGGCGGCGGTCGCCGTCTACCTGCGGCTGCCGGACGACATCTCGGTGCGGCGGACGGTGCGTTCCGCGCTTCCGGCTGGACTGCTGGGGGTCGGCGAGCCGTTGGTCTACGGGGTGTCGCTGCCGCTGGGGCGGCCCTTCGCGACGGCCTGTGTGGGAGGCGCCTTCGGCGGCGGGTTCGTGGGGTTCATGGCGCAGGGCGGAAGCGGCACGGTGGGCGCGACGGCGATCGGGCCGTCCGGCTGGGCGTTGTTCCCGCTGCTGAGAGGGGATCAAGGGCCGGTCGAGGCGGTGGTGGTGTACGCGGCGGGGCTGCTGGTCGGGTACGCGGCCGGCTTCCTCGCCACGTACTTCTTCGGTTTTCCCCGGAAACGCCCGAGGGCGGCATCCCCGTGA
- the groL gene encoding chaperonin GroEL (60 kDa chaperone family; promotes refolding of misfolded polypeptides especially under stressful conditions; forms two stacked rings of heptamers to form a barrel-shaped 14mer; ends can be capped by GroES; misfolded proteins enter the barrel where they are refolded when GroES binds), whose amino-acid sequence MAKIIAFDEEARRGLERGMNQLADAVKVTLGPKGRNVVLEKKWGAPTITNDGVSIAKEIELEDPYEKIGAELVKEVAKKTDDVAGDGTTTATVLAQALVREGLRNVAAGANPMALKRGIEKAVEAVSAALLEQAKDVETKEQIASTASISAADTQIGELIAEAMDKVGKEGVITVEESQTFGLELELTEGMRFDKGYISAYFATDMERMEASLDDPYILIVNSKISSVKDLLPLLEKVMQSGKPLLIIAEDVEGEALSTLVVNKIRGTFKSVAVKAPGFGDRRKAMLGDIAILTGGTVISEEVGLKLENAGLDLLGRARKVVITKDETTIVDGAGDSDQVQGRVNQIRAEIENSDSDYDREKLQERLAKLAGGVAVIKAGAATEVELKERKHRIEDAVRNAKAAVEEGIVAGGGVALLQASQVFEKLELEGDEATGANAVKLALEAPLKQIAVNGGLEGGVVVEKVRNLTVGHGLNAATGEYVDMIAEGIIDPAKVTRSALQNAASIAALFLTTEAVIADKPEKAAAAAPGGMPGGEMDF is encoded by the coding sequence ATGGCCAAGATCATCGCGTTCGACGAGGAGGCGCGGCGCGGCCTTGAGCGCGGTATGAACCAGCTCGCCGACGCCGTCAAGGTCACCCTCGGCCCCAAGGGCCGCAACGTCGTCCTTGAGAAGAAGTGGGGCGCCCCCACGATCACCAACGATGGTGTCTCCATCGCCAAGGAGATCGAGCTGGAGGACCCGTACGAGAAGATCGGCGCCGAGCTGGTCAAGGAGGTCGCGAAGAAGACGGACGACGTCGCCGGTGACGGCACGACGACCGCGACCGTCCTCGCCCAGGCGCTGGTCCGCGAGGGTCTGCGCAACGTGGCCGCCGGTGCCAACCCCATGGCCCTGAAGCGCGGTATCGAGAAGGCCGTCGAGGCCGTCTCCGCCGCCCTCCTGGAGCAGGCGAAGGACGTCGAGACCAAGGAGCAGATCGCCTCCACGGCCTCCATCTCCGCCGCCGACACCCAGATCGGCGAGCTCATCGCCGAGGCGATGGACAAGGTCGGCAAGGAAGGCGTCATCACCGTCGAGGAGTCCCAGACCTTCGGTCTGGAGCTGGAGCTCACCGAGGGTATGCGCTTCGACAAGGGCTACATCTCGGCGTACTTCGCCACCGACATGGAGCGTATGGAGGCGTCCCTCGACGACCCGTACATCCTGATCGTCAACTCGAAGATCAGCTCGGTCAAGGACCTGCTGCCGCTCCTCGAGAAGGTCATGCAGTCCGGCAAGCCGCTGCTGATCATCGCCGAGGACGTCGAGGGCGAGGCCCTGTCGACCCTGGTCGTCAACAAGATCCGCGGCACCTTCAAGTCCGTCGCCGTCAAGGCCCCGGGCTTCGGCGACCGCCGCAAGGCCATGCTCGGCGACATCGCCATCCTCACCGGTGGCACGGTCATCTCCGAGGAGGTCGGCCTCAAGCTGGAGAACGCCGGTCTCGACCTGCTCGGCCGCGCCCGCAAGGTCGTCATCACCAAGGACGAGACGACCATCGTCGACGGTGCCGGTGACAGCGACCAGGTCCAGGGCCGCGTCAACCAGATCCGCGCCGAGATCGAGAACAGCGACTCGGACTACGACCGGGAGAAGCTCCAGGAGCGCCTCGCGAAGCTGGCCGGCGGCGTGGCCGTCATCAAGGCCGGTGCCGCGACCGAGGTCGAGCTCAAGGAGCGCAAGCACCGCATCGAGGACGCCGTTCGCAACGCGAAGGCGGCCGTCGAGGAGGGCATCGTCGCCGGTGGTGGCGTGGCCCTGCTCCAGGCCTCCCAGGTGTTCGAGAAGCTGGAGCTCGAGGGCGACGAGGCCACCGGTGCCAACGCCGTCAAGCTGGCCCTGGAGGCCCCGCTCAAGCAGATCGCCGTCAACGGTGGTCTCGAGGGCGGCGTCGTCGTGGAGAAGGTCCGCAACCTGACCGTCGGCCACGGCCTCAACGCCGCGACCGGCGAGTACGTCGACATGATCGCCGAGGGCATCATCGACCCGGCGAAGGTCACCCGCTCCGCCCTGCAGAACGCCGCCTCCATCGCGGCGCTCTTCCTCACCACCGAGGCCGTCATCGCCGACAAGCCGGAGAAGGCCGCCGCGGCCGCTCCGGGCGGCATGCCCGGTGGCGAGATGGACTTCTGA
- a CDS encoding cold-shock protein, with product MAQGTVKWFNAEKGYGFIAVDGGADVFVHYSAIQMDGYRTLEEGQRVEFEISQGQKGPQADMVRVTA from the coding sequence ATGGCTCAGGGCACCGTCAAGTGGTTCAACGCGGAGAAGGGGTACGGCTTCATCGCGGTCGACGGTGGTGCGGATGTTTTCGTCCACTACAGCGCGATTCAGATGGACGGCTACCGCACCCTGGAAGAGGGGCAGCGGGTCGAGTTCGAGATCTCGCAGGGCCAGAAGGGACCTCAGGCCGACATGGTGAGGGTGACCGCCTGA
- a CDS encoding MoaD/ThiS family protein, with the protein MSVTVRIPTILRTYTDGRAEVPAQGSTLSEVIGDLEKNHPGIAARLLDDAGKLRRFVNVYVNDDDVRFEGGLAAATPDGAGVSIIPAVAGG; encoded by the coding sequence ATGAGCGTCACCGTCCGCATCCCCACCATCCTCCGCACCTACACCGACGGCCGCGCCGAAGTCCCCGCCCAGGGATCCACCCTCTCCGAGGTGATCGGCGACCTGGAGAAGAACCACCCGGGCATCGCCGCCCGGCTCCTCGACGACGCCGGCAAACTGCGCCGCTTCGTCAACGTGTACGTCAACGACGACGACGTCCGCTTCGAGGGCGGCCTCGCCGCGGCGACCCCGGACGGCGCGGGCGTGTCGATCATCCCGGCGGTGGCGGGCGGCTGA
- the thrC gene encoding threonine synthase, with amino-acid sequence MAVQAVESVTSATTSFGGSFGPAVALSCRECGERVPLGPVFACTSCFGPLEVAYELPLGDPEGLRRRIESGPANIWRYAPLLPVPADVASRPNLRPGFTQLVRADNLARELGVTGELHVKDDSGNPTHSFKDRVVAVAVEAARAFGFTTLSCSSTGNLAGAVGAAAARAGLRSCVFIPHDLEAGKIVMAAVYGGDLVGIEGTYDDVNRFCSELIGDPLGEGWGFVNVNLRPYYGEGSKTLAYEICEQLGWRLPDQLVIPIASGSQLTKIDKGLRELIALGLVEDRPYRIFGAQAEGCSPVSRAFKDGQDVVRPVKPDTIAKSLAIGNPADGPYVLDIARRTGGAVEDVTDPEIVDAIRLLARTEGIFAETAGGVTVGVTRKLLEAGVLDPSLTTVVLNTGDGLKTLDAVAAGPSVTIRPSLGAFREAGLG; translated from the coding sequence ATGGCTGTGCAAGCCGTCGAAAGCGTCACTTCCGCCACCACTTCTTTTGGCGGTTCCTTTGGTCCCGCCGTCGCGCTGTCCTGCCGCGAGTGCGGCGAGCGCGTCCCCCTCGGACCGGTCTTCGCCTGCACCTCCTGCTTCGGCCCGCTGGAGGTCGCCTACGAGCTGCCGCTCGGCGACCCCGAGGGCCTGCGCCGGCGCATCGAGTCCGGCCCCGCGAACATCTGGCGGTACGCGCCGCTGCTGCCCGTCCCCGCCGACGTCGCCTCCCGGCCCAACCTCCGGCCCGGCTTCACCCAGCTCGTCCGCGCCGACAACCTGGCCAGGGAGCTGGGCGTCACCGGAGAGCTGCACGTCAAGGACGACTCCGGAAACCCCACGCACTCCTTCAAGGACCGCGTCGTCGCGGTCGCGGTGGAGGCGGCGCGCGCCTTCGGATTCACCACGCTGTCCTGCTCCTCGACCGGCAACCTGGCCGGCGCGGTGGGCGCGGCGGCCGCCCGCGCCGGGCTCCGGTCCTGCGTCTTCATCCCGCACGACCTGGAGGCCGGCAAGATCGTCATGGCCGCCGTCTACGGCGGCGACCTCGTCGGCATCGAGGGGACGTACGACGACGTCAACCGCTTCTGCTCCGAGCTCATCGGTGACCCGCTGGGCGAGGGATGGGGCTTCGTCAACGTCAACCTCCGCCCCTACTACGGCGAGGGCTCCAAGACCCTCGCCTACGAGATCTGCGAGCAACTGGGGTGGCGGCTGCCCGACCAGCTCGTCATCCCCATCGCCTCCGGCTCCCAGCTCACGAAGATCGACAAGGGGCTGCGGGAACTGATCGCCCTCGGGCTGGTGGAGGATCGCCCGTACCGCATTTTCGGCGCCCAGGCGGAGGGGTGCTCGCCGGTCTCCCGCGCCTTCAAGGACGGCCAGGACGTGGTGCGTCCCGTCAAGCCCGACACGATCGCCAAGTCCCTGGCCATCGGGAACCCGGCCGACGGGCCGTACGTGCTCGACATCGCCCGGCGCACGGGAGGTGCCGTCGAGGACGTCACCGACCCGGAGATCGTGGACGCCATCCGGCTCCTCGCCCGCACGGAGGGGATCTTCGCGGAGACGGCGGGCGGCGTGACGGTGGGCGTCACGCGGAAGCTGCTGGAGGCGGGGGTGCTGGATCCTTCGCTGACGACCGTGGTGCTGAACACGGGGGACGGGCTGAAGACGCTGGACGCGGTGGCGGCGGGGCCGTCGGTGACGATCAGGCCGAGCTTGGGGGCTTTCCGGGAGGCGGGGCTGGGGTAG